The genome window GATTGCCTGAAGCGAACGTTTGTCCTTGGAGCAAAATCGGAAACTGATTCTTCTGATCCTTCTTACTTGATCGGCCGCGGGCACCCGTCATTCTTCCGAATAATATTTGCTCGAAGCGTCCTTTAGGAATTTCTTTTCCTTTCTGGAAAGCGAGTCCATTCCCGACTTGGAGATTTTATCGAGTAGCTGATCCACTTCTTCCCGAACGTGAATTTTGCGGTTCATTTCCTCTTGCCACTTTCTCATTTTCCGTTTTTGAAGATAACGGCTTAAGGACAACGAAGCGGGAATCTTAGACTTTAGTTTATTATAATAAAGAAAATAAAGGCCGCCTCCGATCGCTCCGCCCAAATGCGCCATGTGAGCGATGTTTCCGCCGGGACCGGAAAACGCGATGATCAGCATCAAAATGATCACCATGTATTTCGCCTTCAAAGGAAAAAATCCCATGAACAGCAATTCCTGGTTCGGCCAGATGAGCGCGAACGCGATTAACAAACCGTAGATTCCTCCCGAGGCTCCTATGATCGTGCCTTGGTGAAATCCGAAGTTGTGAAGCATCCACGGAAAAAATCCTCCCATAAAACAGGAGAATAAATAAAACTTCAGAAAATTCTTTCCGCCCCAGTAGTTCTCAAGTATCGATCCGAACATCCAAAGCGAAAACATGTTGAACAGGATATGAAAGAAGTTCTGAACCGAATGTAAGAATGCGTACGTAATGAACTGCCAGACAAAGTAATTACGATTGATCAAATCTGGCGTCATTCCCAGATACAACGTGAGATAATCTCCGATCGTCCAGGAGAGCAAAAGCTGAACCGCAAAAAGTCCCCCGTTTAGGATCAATAAGGTGCGGACTACGGGAGTCAGTTCCGGACCGATCCGATTGTAGATGCCTGTCATAGGGGAACATGATTTCTCTTTAGAATCCGACGACAACCGTAAAACGGTTTTTCTTTTCCTCTTCTCTTTGACAGAATGTTTCAAACGGAAATAATCGGCTCAAGGTGATCGTTCAACTTTACGGTACTCGGGGTTCCATTTCCTCTCCTCTCCGCACCCCGGAATACATTCAGAAAGTGACTCAAATCCTGGAAATCGCTCGGGACACGGGACCGGACGCGCTTGCCGATATTCAGAAATTTATTTCCAAACTTCCTCCGTATCTTACGCACGTGGTCGGCGGCAACACGACCTGCGTTTCCGTAAAACTTTCCTCGGGAAAAAGAATCATCCTGGATTGCGGTACGGGAGGACGCGTAATCTCGGACGAACTCATGCAGGGAGAGTTTTCAAAAGGTGAGGGAAAGATCGCATTCTTCTTTACGCACACGCATTGGGATCATATTCAGGGGATTCCCTTTTTCAAACCGCTCTACATTCCGGGGAACGAGTTCCATTTTTATTCTCCGTTTGCCGATCTTCCGGAACGTTTCGAAAAACAACAATCTCCCGAATTCTTTCCCATTCCATTTTCCGCCCTTGCCTCCACGAAACTCTTTACCTGCCTACGCCCTGACGAAACTTTGGATTTAGAGGGAGATTGTAAGGTCAGGTTGTATCCTCTCAAACATCCGGGCGGTTCGTTCGCCTACCGTTTGGAGGAAAAAGGAAAGGTCTTTGTTTTTGCCACGGATGCGGAATTTACGGGAGAAGACTTTGCTTCCGTCACGGAAATGAAGCCGTTTTTCGAAAATGCCGACCTCCTGGTTCTGGATTCCCAATATACTTTGGACGAATCCTTCCAAAAATTTGACTGGGGACATACTTCCTACACGATGGCCGTAAACTGCGCGGTCGCCTGGAACGTGAAAAAACTCGTTCTGACCCATCACGAACCCGCTTATGCGGACGACGTTTTGGACATCATTCTCCAGGAAGCCCAAGCGCACGCCGTCGCGCTCGGGAATCGCACGATCGAGATCGAACTCGCGGTAGAAGGGAACGTTTATAAATTAGTATGAAAAGTATCGGACTGCATAGAACCTCCAAAACATTGCTCATCATCGCCCTCTTAGGAGGTCTCTTTTTCGGTTATATTCTTTCGGAAGTGGACGAAGGGGGAGAACTCGCGATGCTCGCTTCCTACCAGCCCACGACTCCGACCCGACTCTACGACATCAACGGAGTCGTCTTCGCGGAACTTTATAAACACAAACAGCAGCTTCTGAAATATCAGGACATTCCCCCGCACGTGGTTCAGGCGTTTCTTTCCGTCGAGGACAACAACTTCTTCAATCACTTCGGGATCGACTTTATGGCGATCGTGCGCGCCGGAGTCGTAAACGTCATTTCGGGAAGAATCAAACAGGGCGGTTCCACTCTCACGCAGCAGCTCGCTAAAACCGTTCTTCAAAACAGAAAACGTTCCTTTGCGAGAAAATTCATCGAGGCTCTTTTTACGCTTCAGATCGAACAAGAATATTCAAAAGAAGAAATATTAGAAATTTATTTTAATCTTATCTATCTCGGACACGGAACGACGGGGCTCGCTTCCGCCGCGGACGTGTATTTTCAAAAGGACGTAAGCGATCTCGACATCGCGGAAGCGGCGATGCTCGCCCGACTTCCGAAGGCGCCCGTAAAGTATTCTCCGTATAAAAACCCGGCGATTGCAAAAGGCGCGCACTTGAGCGTTTTGAGACTTATGGCGGAACAAGGTTATATTCCAGCCGATAAGGTTCAATCCATCCACGACGATTTCTGGAACAAATACTGGCCGGTCGTGATTACGAAAGCACCTTCTCAATCCACCTGGGGAAATCGTCTGAACAAGGCTCCTCACTTCACCGAGTATGTCCGTCAAAAACTCGAAAAGGAACTCGGAGAAGACAAGGTTTATACCGGCGGTCTGAAGGTTTATACGACTCTCGACGCGCGCAAACAGGAAATCGCTCAGGAAGAATTATCCAGAGCGATCAAAAAACACGACGACCTCGTTTCCGGTGTGACCGTGAATTATTCCGGCGGCGCGGACCGCGGTCTCGTAGGTCTTTATTATCTCATGGGTTCGGTTTTCCCGATCGGAATGCCGTTTATCAGTAAGCTGGACGAGAAAGCGAACTACCGAGTCGCGCTCGAAAGAGAACTCATCGACGCAGTCGATATTCTTACCATATTGACTCCGGGCGAAAACGAATCCGCGGCGATCGGCGAGTTTCAAAAACAAAGCGCTGTCTTCGGTAAAAATTTACACGTGGAAGGAGCCGCGATCACGATCGAACCTTCCACCGGTTATATTCAGACGATGGTCGGAGGATATGAATTCACTCCGAAGAATCAGTTCAACCGAGCCACGATGGCGAGACGCCAAACCGGCTCCGCGTTCAAACCGTTCGTCTACGGAGCCGCGATTTCCGAGCGCGTCGTGGGAAGCGGAACGGGAATCATGGACGCTCCTCTCACCACATTAACGGAAGAAGGCGAGGGTTGGTCTCCTCAGGATTTCGACGGAGACTTCTTGGGAATGGTTCCGTTGTCGAGAGCGCTTTCTTTGTCGCTTAACATCGTATCGGTGCAGGTGTTCCTGCGAACCGGACCCGACGCGGTCATCGATTTTTCTTCCCGACTTCTCGGAGTGAATCCGAGCCGTTTTCCTTCCAGTCCCGCGCTCGCGCTCGGGATCGCGGAACTCACTCCGCTCGAGATGGCTCTCGGTTATGCGACCATCGCCAATAACGGAAGAAGGGTAATTCCGTTTTCCGTTCGTTATGTGATCGATCAAAGCGGAAACGTGATCTACAACGAAGAAGTCAAGGTTCAGGAAGAATTGCAAAAACAGGCCAAAGACGGAAGCATTCAAGTGATCTCCGAAGGAACCGCCTACATTCTTAAGAAAATGCTCACGAACGTAGCGATGGCCGGAACTGCGGCCATGGGTTTGCGCGATCCGGACAAGGGAAACTACCGTGGAATCGCGGCCGGAAAAACGGGATCGACTTCTTCGTTTACAAACGCGTGGTACTGCGGATTCGATCCGAACTACACGACCGTGATTTGGTTGGGATTCGATAAGAGTTCGATTTCTTTGGGGAGAGGACAGGCGGCTTCGGTTCTTGCGGTTCCGATTTGGGGAAGAATGTACAATCGTTTTTACGGCGGTCAAAATTATCCGACCTTCGGCGAAGACGTTATGCCCGAGGAAGTGCAAGGTGGAGGAACCTGCGCTTACAACGGACTTTCTCCGAAACCGGGAGTATGTCCCGTAACTCAAAACCTGACTCTTAAGCCGATCACGGTTGCGGGAGTTACGAAGGCGGTTATGGGCAATCGTCAGTGTGATGGAGAACGGGATCACCACAAGTCCATGGATTTTAGAGAATTCTTACAGAAAGAATATCAGATTAGTGATGAAGAATTAGGCAAAACAGATCGGAAGTTTAAACCAAGAACGGAATAATCGCGTTTTGGAGAATTTCGTTTACAGAATTTTTTCGTTTAGAAGGATTGAAACCGAGGCTTGCGCAACCGCGCATCAGAAACCTCTCAAAAGGAATCATTAATGTCTGTAGAAATCAAGGTCCCCGAAATGGGAGAATCGATCACGGAAGCAACTATCGCGAACTGGGTTAAAAAAGAAGGAGAACAAGTAAAACAGGACGAGATCCTATTGGAACTGGAAACCGACAAGGCGACCATGGAAGTTCCGGCCCCGTCCTCCGGCGTCCTTCAAAAAATTCACAAGAAGGCCGGAGAGACTGTGAAGGTGAAGGAGATCATCGGTCTCATCGACGCCGCCGCAACTGCCTCCGCTCCCGCACCTTCCTCTTCTTCATCGACTACTTCCACACCGACAGCACAACCTTCCGGAAACGGCAATAGCAACGATACTCTTCCTCCTGCGGTCCGCAAACTAATCGACGACAACGGCCTAAATGCTTCTTCGATTTCCGGTTCCGGAAAGAACGGACAAATCACAAAAGAGGACGTATTAAAAGCGATCGAATCGAAATCCTCCGCAAGTGTGGGAACTGCAACGGCGGCCAAATCGGCTCCGACTTCTGCTCCTTCTCCCGAAATTCCGAAAGCTGTACCCGCGCCGAGAAGAACGGATCTTCCGAGAGAAAACGCGGTTCCTATGAGCCGTTTACGCAAAGTGATCGCCGAACGTCTCGTGTCGGCGCAACACAATGCGGCAATCTTAACAACTTTCAACGAAGTGGATATGAGTTACGTAATGGAACTCAGAAACCGCTATAAGGATAAGTTCAAAGAGACGCATAACGTGGGCCTTGGATTCATGAGCTTCTTTACGAAGGCGGCGATCCACGCTCTCAAAACGATTCCCGCAATCAACGCCGAAATCCGAGGAAGCGATATCGTGTATAAAAACTTCTACGATATCGGAGTCGCCGTCGGGGGACCGAAAGGGCTCGTGGTTCCGATCGTAAGAGACGCGGACCTTTTGACCTTTGCCGGAATCGAACAGGAAATCGGAAGACTCGCGAACCGAGTCAAAGACGGAAAGATCGAACTCGCCGAAATGGAAGGCGGAACATTCACGATTTCCAACGGGGGAATCTACGGTTCGATGATGTCGACTCCGATCCTCAACCCTCCTCAGAGTGGAATTTTAGGACTTCATAATATAGTAAAGCGTGCGGTGGTCGTGAACGATCAGATCGTGATCCGTCCGATGATGTATCTCGCACTTTCCTACGACCACAGAATCGTGGACGGAAAGGAAGCGGTTACGTTCCTCGTGAAGGTGAAGGAAGCGATCGAAGATCCGGCCCGACTCTTACTCGAACTTTAATGAAAGAGGAATCATGTCAGCAGAATTTGACGTAGTCGTGATCGGCGCGGGACCGGGGGGCTACGTTTGTGCCATCCGGGCCGCTCAACTCGGTTTCAAAACCGCAATCATCGAAAAAAGAAAAACCCTCGGAGGCACCTGCCTCAACGTGGGTTGTATCCCCTCCAAGGCTCTTCTGGATTCTTCCGAAGAATATCACAAAGCCCTGCACAAACTCGACGTCCACGGAATCACCGTAGGAAAAGTCGAAGTCGATCTGAACAAACTGATGAACCGAAAGGATCAGATCGTAAAGGAAGTCACCGACGGGGTGGACTTTCTCATGAACAAAAATAAGATCAAACGGTACGAAGGTTTCGGGAAAGTTTTATCGGCCGGAAAAGTGGAAGTCGCATTAAACGATGGAAACAAAGAAACGCTCAACGCAAAACATATCGTGGTGGCAACCGGATCGGTTCCGATCGACATTCCCGGTTTGACCGTGGACGGAAAAAACATCGTCACATCCGATCATGCGATCGATATCCGTAAAATTCCCAAGAAGATGATCATCATCGGAGCCGGAGTGATCGGTCTCGAACTCGGATCGGTTTGGTCCAGACTCGGCACCGCGGTTACGGTTGTGGAATTTTTACCGGGCCTCATTTCCAATGTGGATCGTCAGATGGGTTCACTTCTCGAACGTTCTTTGACGGCGCAGGGAATGGAATTCCTTTTTGAGCATAAGGTCAAAGGCGCAACTACGGGCAAGGGCGGAGTAAAAGTTCAGATCGAAGATTCCAAGGGAGAATCGAAAGAACTCGAAGCGGACGTCG of Leptospira sanjuanensis contains these proteins:
- a CDS encoding MBL fold metallo-hydrolase, which codes for MIVQLYGTRGSISSPLRTPEYIQKVTQILEIARDTGPDALADIQKFISKLPPYLTHVVGGNTTCVSVKLSSGKRIILDCGTGGRVISDELMQGEFSKGEGKIAFFFTHTHWDHIQGIPFFKPLYIPGNEFHFYSPFADLPERFEKQQSPEFFPIPFSALASTKLFTCLRPDETLDLEGDCKVRLYPLKHPGGSFAYRLEEKGKVFVFATDAEFTGEDFASVTEMKPFFENADLLVLDSQYTLDESFQKFDWGHTSYTMAVNCAVAWNVKKLVLTHHEPAYADDVLDIILQEAQAHAVALGNRTIEIELAVEGNVYKLV
- the odhB gene encoding 2-oxoglutarate dehydrogenase complex dihydrolipoyllysine-residue succinyltransferase, whose amino-acid sequence is MSVEIKVPEMGESITEATIANWVKKEGEQVKQDEILLELETDKATMEVPAPSSGVLQKIHKKAGETVKVKEIIGLIDAAATASAPAPSSSSSTTSTPTAQPSGNGNSNDTLPPAVRKLIDDNGLNASSISGSGKNGQITKEDVLKAIESKSSASVGTATAAKSAPTSAPSPEIPKAVPAPRRTDLPRENAVPMSRLRKVIAERLVSAQHNAAILTTFNEVDMSYVMELRNRYKDKFKETHNVGLGFMSFFTKAAIHALKTIPAINAEIRGSDIVYKNFYDIGVAVGGPKGLVVPIVRDADLLTFAGIEQEIGRLANRVKDGKIELAEMEGGTFTISNGGIYGSMMSTPILNPPQSGILGLHNIVKRAVVVNDQIVIRPMMYLALSYDHRIVDGKEAVTFLVKVKEAIEDPARLLLEL
- the lpdA gene encoding dihydrolipoyl dehydrogenase; its protein translation is MSAEFDVVVIGAGPGGYVCAIRAAQLGFKTAIIEKRKTLGGTCLNVGCIPSKALLDSSEEYHKALHKLDVHGITVGKVEVDLNKLMNRKDQIVKEVTDGVDFLMNKNKIKRYEGFGKVLSAGKVEVALNDGNKETLNAKHIVVATGSVPIDIPGLTVDGKNIVTSDHAIDIRKIPKKMIIIGAGVIGLELGSVWSRLGTAVTVVEFLPGLISNVDRQMGSLLERSLTAQGMEFLFEHKVKGATTGKGGVKVQIEDSKGESKELEADVVLVAVGRRPFLEGVGLEEAGVALTPRKRIQVDGHFKTSVPGIYAIGDAVDGPMLAHKAEEEGVALAELLAGQSGHVNYDAVPYIIYTWPEMAWVGKGEEELKAAGIEYKTGKSLFRPNARAKAMNEAEGQVKILADKKTDKILGAFVFGPRASDMVAELAVAMEFGASAEDVARSFHAHPTLAEVIKEAAMAVDKWAIHA
- a CDS encoding rhomboid family intramembrane serine protease — its product is MTGIYNRIGPELTPVVRTLLILNGGLFAVQLLLSWTIGDYLTLYLGMTPDLINRNYFVWQFITYAFLHSVQNFFHILFNMFSLWMFGSILENYWGGKNFLKFYLFSCFMGGFFPWMLHNFGFHQGTIIGASGGIYGLLIAFALIWPNQELLFMGFFPLKAKYMVIILMLIIAFSGPGGNIAHMAHLGGAIGGGLYFLYYNKLKSKIPASLSLSRYLQKRKMRKWQEEMNRKIHVREEVDQLLDKISKSGMDSLSRKEKKFLKDASSKYYSEE
- a CDS encoding penicillin-binding protein 1A, giving the protein MKSIGLHRTSKTLLIIALLGGLFFGYILSEVDEGGELAMLASYQPTTPTRLYDINGVVFAELYKHKQQLLKYQDIPPHVVQAFLSVEDNNFFNHFGIDFMAIVRAGVVNVISGRIKQGGSTLTQQLAKTVLQNRKRSFARKFIEALFTLQIEQEYSKEEILEIYFNLIYLGHGTTGLASAADVYFQKDVSDLDIAEAAMLARLPKAPVKYSPYKNPAIAKGAHLSVLRLMAEQGYIPADKVQSIHDDFWNKYWPVVITKAPSQSTWGNRLNKAPHFTEYVRQKLEKELGEDKVYTGGLKVYTTLDARKQEIAQEELSRAIKKHDDLVSGVTVNYSGGADRGLVGLYYLMGSVFPIGMPFISKLDEKANYRVALERELIDAVDILTILTPGENESAAIGEFQKQSAVFGKNLHVEGAAITIEPSTGYIQTMVGGYEFTPKNQFNRATMARRQTGSAFKPFVYGAAISERVVGSGTGIMDAPLTTLTEEGEGWSPQDFDGDFLGMVPLSRALSLSLNIVSVQVFLRTGPDAVIDFSSRLLGVNPSRFPSSPALALGIAELTPLEMALGYATIANNGRRVIPFSVRYVIDQSGNVIYNEEVKVQEELQKQAKDGSIQVISEGTAYILKKMLTNVAMAGTAAMGLRDPDKGNYRGIAAGKTGSTSSFTNAWYCGFDPNYTTVIWLGFDKSSISLGRGQAASVLAVPIWGRMYNRFYGGQNYPTFGEDVMPEEVQGGGTCAYNGLSPKPGVCPVTQNLTLKPITVAGVTKAVMGNRQCDGERDHHKSMDFREFLQKEYQISDEELGKTDRKFKPRTE